A genomic region of Micromonospora sp. NBRC 110009 contains the following coding sequences:
- a CDS encoding carotenoid biosynthesis protein has product MRRRLPWAVLAGLVLAQICYPLTAGATRAGLTVATVLLGWLLSVGHALLTRGTRAAFALVAVATGGGFAIEALGVATGFPFGGYDYSGELGPKLAGVPLIIPLAWTWMAWPAWLTAVRLTGRAGPGGDRPAPGWVDRLGRVTLAAVGLAAWDLFLDPQMVAEGYWVWRDGTPALPGLPGVPASNYLGWLLFAVLLMSALRPLAGPAADRADRRDAPMFALYLWTYASSVLAHAVFLRLPASALWGAAGMAVAAVPLAAALLRARRAGSPAPEPAARPGVDAPA; this is encoded by the coding sequence ATCCGACGCCGGCTGCCCTGGGCGGTGCTGGCCGGTCTGGTCCTCGCCCAGATCTGCTACCCGCTCACCGCCGGCGCCACCCGGGCCGGCCTGACCGTGGCCACGGTCCTGCTCGGCTGGCTGCTCTCCGTCGGCCACGCGCTGCTCACCCGGGGCACCCGGGCGGCGTTCGCGCTGGTCGCGGTGGCCACCGGCGGCGGCTTCGCGATCGAGGCGCTCGGGGTGGCCACCGGCTTCCCGTTCGGCGGCTACGACTACTCCGGCGAGCTGGGCCCGAAGCTGGCCGGGGTGCCGCTGATCATCCCCCTCGCCTGGACCTGGATGGCGTGGCCGGCGTGGCTCACCGCGGTCCGGCTCACCGGGCGTGCCGGGCCGGGCGGCGACCGGCCGGCGCCCGGTTGGGTGGACCGCCTCGGCCGGGTCACCCTCGCCGCGGTCGGGCTGGCCGCCTGGGACCTCTTCCTCGACCCGCAGATGGTGGCCGAGGGCTACTGGGTCTGGCGGGACGGCACCCCCGCCCTGCCCGGGCTGCCCGGCGTCCCGGCCAGCAACTACCTCGGCTGGCTGCTCTTCGCGGTGCTGCTGATGAGCGCGCTGCGCCCGCTCGCCGGGCCGGCCGCCGACCGCGCCGACCGGCGGGACGCCCCGATGTTCGCGCTCTACCTGTGGACGTACGCCTCGAGCGTGCTGGCGCACGCGGTCTTCCTCCGGCTGCCCGCCTCCGCGCTCTGGGGCGCGGCCGGGATGGCGGTGGCCGCCGTGCCGCTGGCCGCGGCGCTGCTGCGCGCCCGCCGCGCCGGCAGCCCGGCGCCGGAGCCCGCCGCCCGCCCGGGCGTCGACGCGCCGGCATGA